A window of Methanocaldococcus vulcanius M7 genomic DNA:
AAACTCCCAATTTATGCTCTTTAGCGTATTCTTGTGCATCTATACTCTTTTTGAAGTAATTTGCTGTTTCAGTATAATTATTAGTTAGTGCATTTTGATATAATTGTTTTAAGTATTCTTCATTACCAAATCCATAACCTCTTTTTAATACTTCATACTCATAATCCTTTCCATTATCATATATGATATAAATTGCTCCATAGACTCCTGGGTTGGGGTAGTTACTAATATTTTTTACCTTATCGCAATCCAACCAACACATCAACACAACAAGTTCTTTTCCTTCCAACTCTTTTCTTTCCCATGCCAAAGATTCGTTACAAATTTTTAAGTACTCTTTATATTTTTCTTCGTATTTTTGCTTTAAAGTATCATTTGTTAAAACTTTAAAGAGATCAACTCCATTACATTTTAAGAAATCATTAAAATCTCGTTTATCTGGGGATCTTGTATAAATTAACAATTGTTCAGTATATATCATTCCAGGATGTTTATCTATGTTTTTATCATTACTGCCAATAAACTCTGCCTTACAAGTTATTCCATCATCTTCAACTTTTATAATCTTCCAAACATAATATGTATAATTCTTAGCATCTGGTGGCAAATATTGCTTAGCCCACGCTGGCAATCCTTCAGCTTGGGAGTTTTCATTTTCTGCTTTAGTTTCTTCTTTTGTAGTTGTGGTTATTGTTTGAGTTTGAGTTTCTTGACTTGTAGTAGTTGTAGTAGTGGGTGTTCCTCCTGATGTGGTTGGGGTTTTAACCTCAACATTCTCTACTGGCTTGCCACTACTACCTTCACTTGTGCATCCACAGCAGAGGACTAATCCTACAATAGAAAAAATTATAAGAAGAAACTTCAACACTCCCATACTCCCGCCTCCAAAATGTTATTAACAACAACTCCAAACTCTTCTTTAATAGATTTCAAACTTTCTCCCAAACTAACAAATCCTCTCTTAAAGTGCCTGTGGTGGTGCTCATCACCAATACAACCACAACAAACAACTAACCCAACTACACAAAGAAGCAAAAGGAAAACCTCCCCTTGCCCAAACTCCCACCTTGGGATTATTTTTGAATTGCCTCTCCACAAATTTTAACAATTAAAAATTATGAGACAAAACTATTTAAATGTTTGTAATTAAGTATTTATTTAAAAAACTTCAAAAGCTGATTATTACCTATTCAACATTAACTAACACTTTTACTTTAATTGGTAAACTACTCCAGTTCAAAACATGTGGATGAAGATAGTACAACTAAATAACTAATAAAAAATAATTTAGGTGAAAGAATGTGCATATTCTGCAAAATAATCAATGGAGAAATTCCAGCAAAGGTTGTCTATGAAGATGAGCATGTTTTAGCTTTCTTAGATATAAATCCAAGAAATAAAGGCCATACTTTGGTTGTTCCTAAAAAGCACTATGAGAGATTTGATGAAATGCCAGATGATGACCTCTGCAAATTTATAAAAGGAGTTAAAAAGACAGTTGAGGTTTTAAAAAAGCTTGGATTTGATGGTTATAATATAGTTAATAACAACGGTAGAGTTGCTGGACAAGAAGTTAATCATGTCCATTTCCATATCATCCCAAGATATGAGGGAGATGGAGAGGTTGTTAAATTTGGAGAAATTAAAAAAGTTGATTTAGATGAGGTTTTAAGAGAGATCAATAAATAACTGGGCATTGGTTAAGAGGACTTGAGGTTTTTCTTCTTTTCTTTTTTTAAGTATCAATTTAATTATTTAATATTTGTTATTTATATTTTTTAATTTTTATTAATTAAACATTTTTTCATACTTCTTGTCAGCAAAATTAAACTGATTATTGATAATATTGTTAGAAGTATTAACATAAATGCCCCCACATAATTAACATCTTCAACTCCTAAATAATTCAAAAATTGTAAAGAGTTGGGAAGGAGATATGCCAAAATCAGCCAAAAAGATAATAAAATGGCATTGATCATTATTGACCTGTGTTTCATCATGATCTACCTTAAATAATTTTTTATTCGCTATCTTGGATTTTTTCCTTTTTTGATTTTTCTAAGGCCTTTTCTAATTTTTCAGTTGCTATTCTAATTCCTTCTTCTATTTCTTCTGAGAAAATATGTCCTATGTTTATAAGAACTGTAACTGCCCAAAGAACCAATACTATTAATATAATTCCAGCCAATACAGGAGTTATTCCAGAGATTACTGGTAAGAAGAACAGATATGCAATTATTGCAACGATCAAATAAGCAAGTCCTCTT
This region includes:
- a CDS encoding HIT family protein, producing the protein MCIFCKIINGEIPAKVVYEDEHVLAFLDINPRNKGHTLVVPKKHYERFDEMPDDDLCKFIKGVKKTVEVLKKLGFDGYNIVNNNGRVAGQEVNHVHFHIIPRYEGDGEVVKFGEIKKVDLDEVLREINK